One region of Methanobrevibacter arboriphilus JCM 13429 = DSM 1125 genomic DNA includes:
- the fdhD gene encoding formate dehydrogenase accessory sulfurtransferase FdhD: MSMTSKINTFVYKNDNFIEKEDEIVSDETITLVINDSLTRSFSISPDSLKEFTVGYMLGEGLISSIENVETIDIEGNNISATIDLEDFDIKKELIVGSDCFGGWRSKIDFIDKVESDFVIDPNDLLENTEKIREKAITWKNTGGTHIASFINKEKNEFISREDISRHVAVDKVIGAAALKKLDFKNSYIIYSGRMPADVLIKIARVGIPIIASNAAPTLSGYTVADEANITMVGFIRGDKFNVYTHPERIIV; encoded by the coding sequence ATGTCAATGACAAGTAAAATCAATACATTCGTTTATAAAAACGATAATTTCATAGAAAAAGAAGATGAGATTGTCTCTGATGAAACAATAACTTTAGTTATAAATGACTCTTTGACTAGAAGTTTTTCAATCAGTCCTGATTCTTTAAAAGAATTTACAGTTGGATATATGTTAGGAGAAGGATTAATAAGTAGTATTGAAAATGTTGAAACTATAGATATAGAGGGGAATAATATAAGTGCTACTATTGATTTAGAAGATTTTGATATAAAGAAAGAATTGATAGTTGGTTCTGATTGTTTTGGAGGTTGGAGAAGCAAAATAGATTTTATAGACAAAGTTGAATCTGATTTTGTAATTGATCCTAATGATTTATTAGAAAATACTGAAAAAATTAGAGAAAAGGCTATAACTTGGAAAAATACTGGTGGTACTCATATAGCTAGTTTTATAAATAAAGAAAAAAATGAATTTATCAGTAGAGAAGACATTAGTAGGCATGTAGCTGTTGATAAGGTTATTGGTGCTGCTGCTTTAAAAAAACTTGATTTTAAAAATTCTTATATTATTTATAGTGGTAGGATGCCAGCTGATGTATTGATAAAAATAGCTCGTGTAGGAATTCCGATAATTGCTTCAAATGCAGCTCCAACATTATCTGGATATACTGTAGCTGATGAAGCTAATATAACTATGGTAGGATTTATAAGAGGAGACAAGTTTAATGTTTATACACATCCAGAACGTATAATAGTTTAA
- a CDS encoding radical SAM protein has product MIEKLLNDYFMVNLNKKLSLSNRAKLIPSKNYNEINLLWKEHQKIQNDLDNGKYKCLNDSIPDFSFLDLKIKIANKIFKECIFCPRKCKVDRNNKTGFCGVKNPIIASELFNQNETLPLIFNTDSNINSNINSNIKSNIKSNINNNFNTNSNFNINNNSNTNSNFNSNFNINNNSNSNSTIDSNIICNTNPNTDLNIIFNSDSITNYNNNSNDNSNNNYNNNFNSNCNVDSKKDLNNNDNNNSNILENDNNYCKKSSLCIAGLNEESPLIPSYKIFFSGCTLRCAFCQNHEISINPKNGIFINKKELAFKIDNNRLAGSSNVNFVGGEPTPNLNFILETIKLTKENIPIIYNSNMYLSTETMRLLDGFVDLYLTDFKFGNNKCASRLSGVSDYMEIVGNNHKIALNSGNIIIRHLVLPNHVECCSIPLMDWIVENLGVNVVLDVVDKYKPFYKANEYQDLSKAVQTKDVKEVIDYAKSLGLNNIIKT; this is encoded by the coding sequence TTGATTGAAAAACTTCTTAATGATTATTTTATGGTAAATTTAAATAAGAAATTATCATTATCAAATAGAGCAAAGTTAATACCATCAAAAAATTATAATGAAATAAATCTTCTTTGGAAAGAACATCAAAAAATACAAAATGACTTAGACAATGGAAAATATAAATGTCTAAATGATAGTATACCGGATTTTTCTTTTCTTGATTTAAAGATTAAGATTGCAAATAAAATATTTAAAGAATGTATTTTCTGTCCAAGAAAATGTAAAGTTGATAGAAACAATAAAACAGGTTTTTGTGGTGTAAAAAATCCAATAATAGCTTCTGAATTGTTCAATCAAAATGAAACATTACCTCTAATATTTAACACTGATTCTAATATTAATTCTAATATTAATTCTAATATTAAATCTAATATTAAATCTAATATTAATAACAATTTTAATACTAATAGCAATTTTAATATTAATAATAATTCTAATACTAATAGTAATTTTAATAGCAATTTTAATATTAATAATAATTCTAATAGTAATTCTACTATTGATTCTAATATTATTTGTAATACTAATCCTAATACTGATTTAAACATTATTTTTAATTCTGATTCAATTACTAATTATAATAATAATTCTAATGATAATTCTAATAATAATTACAATAATAATTTTAATAGTAATTGTAATGTTGATTCTAAAAAAGATCTTAATAATAATGATAATAATAATTCAAATATTCTTGAAAATGATAATAATTATTGTAAAAAGTCATCATTATGCATAGCAGGATTAAATGAAGAGAGTCCTTTAATCCCTAGTTATAAAATATTCTTTTCAGGTTGTACATTAAGGTGTGCTTTTTGTCAAAATCATGAAATTAGTATAAATCCAAAAAATGGAATATTTATAAATAAAAAAGAGTTAGCTTTTAAAATAGATAATAATAGATTAGCAGGTTCAAGTAATGTAAACTTTGTTGGTGGAGAACCAACTCCTAATCTTAATTTTATCTTAGAAACTATAAAATTAACTAAAGAAAATATTCCTATTATTTATAATAGTAATATGTATCTATCTACAGAAACAATGCGCTTATTAGATGGGTTTGTTGATCTTTATCTTACTGATTTTAAATTTGGTAACAATAAATGTGCTTCAAGGCTTTCTGGTGTTTCTGATTATATGGAAATTGTTGGCAATAATCATAAAATAGCTTTAAATTCTGGAAATATTATTATTAGACACTTAGTTTTACCTAACCATGTAGAATGCTGTTCAATACCATTAATGGATTGGATCGTTGAAAATTTAGGTGTTAATGTAGTATTAGATGTAGTAGATAAATATAAACCGTTTTATAAAGCTAATGAATATCAAGATCTATCAAAAGCAGTGCAAACTAAAGATGTTAAAGAAGTAATCGATTATGCAAAAAGTTTAGGTTTAAACAATATAATTAAGACCTAA